In the Chryseobacterium sp. MYb264 genome, one interval contains:
- a CDS encoding ATP-binding protein: MSSFALFTVVLFYLALLFLVAHLAEKKKSKLWINNPYIYALSLAVYCTAWTYYGSIGVAATSGLNYLPIYIGPIMVIPAWIYINTRIVRISRVNKISSLADFISLRYGNSRSFSAIITIVCLLAIVPYIGLQIKAISETFHLVTETPMSKNILTDNATFVVILIALFSSYYGTKYVDASEKRLGIISAIALESFLKLFFIIILGFFVIYFVFDGFSDIYQKASQFKDFKAKNTFNGVEGAMNWMVLCLISGTAICILPRQFHTAIVENRQEKHIKTAIWFFPLYLLIFTVFIFPIAWAGRLIFQGQNVNPEFYSILIPQHFDNTLITVFVFLGGLSSCISMIIISAITLSIMLSNNLIIPYGLLGKFKSENEIQNTRSITNIRKFSIFALIIMAFAFYKYFILKTSLDSVGLISFVVIAQLAPAFFGAIFWRRGTYKGAVIGLLAGLAICYFGLIIPQYYFSYNQELKGALRDMYNAFDFFKISFLGRIPQIFFWSILVNTAFFSIISVSVKGNYRERNFAELYVDIDKYIQNHENAFIWRGTAYVSDIKNILERFLGKNKTEQALRIFNLKYNIDSQTETADSRFIKFSENLLAGRIGTASAKILIEGVTKEDKISLKEVLNILEESKENITLNKKLTEQSEELQKLSDDLRKANESLIIKDHQKDDFLDSVAHELRTPITAIRSAGEILADDDDIPLDIKREFLNNIITESDRLSEIINDILYLDKLQHGEIVLNIQENNIIETYKKALNPLLHLIQQKNIHLSEVNLLNQFLFDYDEARMIQLFQNILGNALKFTDEQGTIQAKLSEKDDQLVIKIFNTGKTIPEEDLEMIFDKFYQSKNQNILKPTGSGLGLAICKKIVQAQGGIIKAENSGLGVTFTIMLPRAHIINDG; this comes from the coding sequence ATGAGTAGTTTCGCGTTGTTTACCGTGGTTTTGTTTTATCTGGCGCTTTTGTTCTTAGTCGCCCATTTGGCGGAGAAGAAAAAGAGTAAGCTTTGGATCAACAATCCTTATATCTACGCGCTTTCTCTGGCAGTGTACTGCACGGCTTGGACGTATTACGGAAGCATCGGAGTTGCGGCAACAAGCGGACTCAATTACCTTCCCATTTATATTGGCCCCATTATGGTCATTCCGGCATGGATCTACATTAACACCCGAATAGTAAGGATTTCAAGAGTCAATAAAATCAGCAGTTTAGCAGATTTTATTTCATTAAGGTACGGAAACAGCAGAAGTTTTAGTGCCATCATTACAATTGTCTGTCTTTTGGCAATTGTCCCCTATATCGGATTACAGATAAAAGCGATTTCTGAAACTTTTCATCTGGTGACAGAAACGCCGATGTCGAAAAATATTTTAACAGATAACGCAACATTTGTGGTGATTTTAATTGCCTTGTTTTCATCTTATTACGGAACCAAATATGTGGACGCCTCAGAAAAACGTCTGGGAATTATTTCAGCAATTGCGTTGGAAAGTTTTCTTAAATTATTCTTCATCATTATTTTAGGATTTTTTGTTATTTATTTTGTATTTGACGGATTTTCAGACATCTACCAGAAGGCGAGTCAGTTTAAAGATTTTAAGGCAAAAAATACATTTAATGGTGTTGAAGGTGCAATGAACTGGATGGTTCTCTGTCTAATTTCAGGAACTGCGATCTGCATTCTTCCGAGACAGTTTCACACGGCTATCGTAGAAAATCGACAGGAAAAACACATCAAAACAGCCATTTGGTTTTTCCCGCTTTATTTATTGATTTTCACGGTATTTATATTCCCGATTGCTTGGGCCGGAAGACTGATTTTCCAAGGACAAAACGTAAATCCTGAGTTCTACTCTATTTTGATTCCCCAGCATTTTGACAATACCTTAATTACAGTTTTTGTTTTTCTGGGAGGGCTAAGTTCATGTATTTCGATGATTATTATCTCGGCGATCACCTTATCCATCATGCTTTCCAACAACTTAATTATCCCGTATGGTTTGTTGGGAAAATTTAAATCTGAAAACGAAATTCAGAACACAAGAAGCATTACCAACATCAGAAAATTCAGCATTTTCGCTCTGATCATCATGGCATTTGCCTTTTATAAATATTTTATTCTAAAAACATCGCTCGATTCGGTTGGTTTGATTTCGTTTGTTGTCATTGCCCAATTGGCTCCGGCCTTTTTCGGAGCTATTTTCTGGCGAAGAGGAACTTATAAAGGCGCTGTCATTGGCCTGTTAGCGGGATTAGCGATTTGCTATTTCGGATTAATAATTCCTCAATACTATTTTTCCTACAATCAAGAACTTAAAGGAGCCTTGAGAGATATGTACAATGCTTTTGATTTCTTTAAAATATCTTTTTTAGGCAGAATTCCGCAGATTTTCTTTTGGTCGATTTTGGTAAACACAGCTTTTTTCAGCATCATTTCCGTAAGTGTAAAAGGAAATTACCGCGAAAGAAATTTCGCTGAACTGTATGTCGACATTGACAAATACATTCAAAATCACGAAAATGCCTTTATCTGGCGAGGAACAGCTTATGTTTCGGATATTAAGAATATTTTGGAAAGATTTTTAGGTAAAAATAAAACAGAACAGGCTTTAAGAATCTTCAATTTAAAATATAATATTGATTCTCAAACCGAAACTGCCGATTCCAGATTCATCAAATTTTCAGAAAATCTTCTAGCAGGGCGAATTGGAACAGCTTCTGCAAAGATTTTAATTGAAGGCGTCACCAAAGAAGATAAAATATCCTTAAAGGAAGTTTTAAACATTTTAGAAGAATCTAAAGAAAATATTACACTCAATAAAAAACTGACGGAACAATCTGAAGAGCTTCAAAAACTGTCCGATGATCTACGAAAAGCCAATGAAAGTTTAATCATCAAAGACCATCAGAAAGATGACTTTCTAGATTCAGTTGCCCACGAATTAAGAACTCCGATTACCGCGATTCGTTCGGCGGGAGAGATTTTAGCGGATGACGACGATATCCCTTTAGATATCAAAAGAGAATTTTTAAATAATATTATCACAGAATCAGACCGATTAAGCGAAATCATCAATGATATTCTGTATCTCGATAAACTTCAACACGGTGAAATTGTTTTAAATATTCAGGAAAACAATATTATTGAAACCTATAAAAAAGCATTAAATCCGCTTCTACACTTAATTCAGCAGAAAAATATTCATTTAAGTGAAGTAAATCTTCTGAATCAATTTTTGTTTGATTATGATGAAGCGAGAATGATTCAATTATTTCAGAATATTTTAGGAAATGCTTTAAAATTTACCGATGAGCAAGGAACTATTCAGGCTAAATTATCTGAAAAGGACGATCAATTGGTCATTAAAATTTTCAATACCGGAAAAACAATCCCTGAAGAAGATCTTGAAATGATTTTCGATAAATTTTATCAGTCGAAAAATCAGAATATTTTAAAACCGACCGGAAGCGGACTTGGACTGGCGATCTGCAAAAAAATCGTTCAGGCGCAAGGCGGGATCATAAAAGCAGAAAATAGCGGACTGGGCGTGACTTTTACGATTATGCTACCAAGAGCACA
- a CDS encoding DUF6814 family protein — MNGLKKILGILWIAIALVVGYFGITVMGIPKISSGKQEDLVFGIIILFVLMPIISGGMAIFGYYSLTGEYSDDKV, encoded by the coding sequence ATGAACGGACTAAAAAAAATATTAGGTATACTTTGGATAGCCATCGCGCTGGTGGTGGGATATTTCGGAATTACCGTAATGGGAATCCCTAAAATATCATCAGGAAAACAGGAAGATCTGGTTTTCGGAATCATTATTCTCTTTGTTTTAATGCCAATTATATCAGGCGGAATGGCGATTTTCGGATACTATTCGCTGACAGGAGAATACTCTGACGATAAAGTTTAA
- a CDS encoding MFS transporter, with amino-acid sequence MSENHHDAYENMTDKQKNRTIWSVITASSLGTLIEWYDFYIFGSLAIVLATKFFPADNPTAAFLSTLATFAAGFVVRPFGALFFGRLGDIIGRKYTFLVTLLIMGFSTFLIGCIPSYETIGFMAPVLVLILRLLQGLALGGEYGGAATYVAEYAQPHRRGYWTSWIQTTATAGLFISLIVILITKNTLSAEEFDGWGWRVPFWISILMVGVSYVIRKNMKESPLFAKAKSEGKTSKNPLKESFGNKFNFKFVLLALFGAAMGQGVIWYTGQFYAMSFLQKVMNVESAQVDSLMATALLLGTPFFVFFGWLSDKIGRKAIMMTGMLVAILAYRPIYDAMFKSVNLETKTVAANGITEKRTAKIHKDIATDSLVTFHKETLFTDGTLIKKDSIIHWSAAGPIMKDGKAEEAKVSQTVKLADDTKWYLVFLVFIQVIFVTMVYGPIAAFLVEMFPVRIRYTSMSLPYHIGNGVFGGLLPAVATYLVTTGKEAGHATWYLEGLWYPIGVAAVCLLIGLFYLKNKNNNIHD; translated from the coding sequence ATGAGCGAAAATCATCACGACGCCTACGAAAATATGACCGATAAGCAGAAAAACCGCACGATATGGAGCGTTATTACTGCATCATCACTCGGCACATTGATAGAATGGTATGACTTCTACATTTTCGGAAGTTTGGCTATTGTTTTAGCAACGAAATTTTTCCCGGCAGATAACCCGACCGCAGCATTTTTATCTACGCTTGCTACTTTTGCAGCAGGATTTGTGGTAAGACCTTTCGGAGCCTTATTTTTCGGAAGATTGGGAGATATCATCGGAAGAAAATATACCTTTTTGGTTACTTTATTAATCATGGGATTCTCAACATTCCTGATCGGATGTATTCCAAGTTATGAAACCATAGGATTTATGGCGCCGGTTTTAGTTTTAATTTTAAGACTACTACAAGGATTGGCTTTAGGAGGTGAATACGGAGGGGCTGCGACCTATGTTGCCGAATACGCACAGCCACACAGAAGAGGTTACTGGACATCATGGATTCAGACAACAGCAACCGCTGGGCTTTTCATTTCATTAATTGTGATCTTAATTACAAAAAACACACTTTCTGCCGAAGAATTTGACGGTTGGGGATGGAGAGTTCCGTTTTGGATCTCGATTTTAATGGTGGGAGTTTCTTATGTCATTAGAAAAAACATGAAAGAATCACCGCTTTTTGCCAAGGCTAAAAGCGAAGGAAAAACATCCAAAAATCCTTTAAAAGAAAGTTTCGGAAATAAATTCAATTTCAAATTTGTCTTATTGGCATTATTCGGAGCCGCGATGGGACAAGGAGTTATCTGGTATACAGGGCAATTCTACGCGATGAGCTTCCTTCAAAAAGTAATGAATGTAGAATCCGCACAAGTTGACTCATTAATGGCAACGGCTTTACTTCTAGGAACTCCATTCTTCGTATTTTTCGGATGGCTTTCTGATAAAATCGGGCGAAAAGCCATCATGATGACCGGAATGCTGGTGGCAATTTTAGCGTACCGACCGATTTATGATGCCATGTTTAAAAGTGTCAACCTCGAAACCAAAACCGTTGCCGCCAACGGAATTACAGAAAAAAGAACAGCCAAAATCCATAAAGACATTGCAACCGACAGCTTGGTAACATTCCATAAAGAAACCCTTTTCACCGACGGAACTTTGATTAAAAAAGACAGTATTATTCATTGGTCTGCAGCAGGTCCAATAATGAAAGACGGAAAAGCTGAAGAAGCAAAAGTTTCTCAAACAGTAAAATTAGCGGACGATACAAAATGGTATCTCGTATTTTTAGTCTTCATTCAGGTGATTTTTGTGACAATGGTTTACGGCCCGATAGCGGCATTTTTAGTGGAAATGTTCCCGGTGAGAATTCGTTATACCTCCATGTCTCTACCTTATCATATTGGAAATGGGGTATTTGGAGGATTACTTCCGGCAGTTGCTACTTATTTGGTAACAACGGGAAAAGAAGCAGGACACGCAACATGGTATCTGGAAGGACTTTGGTACCCGATTGGAGTTGCCGCCGTCTGCTTATTGATCGGATTATTTTATCTTAAAAATAAGAACAATAATATTCATGATTAA
- a CDS encoding porin, whose translation MKKLLTFIGLALISNSLYAQGSPDYGSGLKINLNQEGDKYVRFILWDQFWLRNTQMNPGSMVGGEATDNSWSLGNRRLRLLAYAQITKRYMILGHFGINNQTFINGGAPGTTGTGGNGNGKKTQLFFHDAWNEYAVIMPGEAGKFSLTLGAGLHYYMGLSRMTMASTLNFLTLDSPIFSWPLIDNSDQFARQLGMFAKGKYGKFEYRFSLNKPFATDLTPANVTDPSKAVAVDNNGNPNFSKAGYIEYQFLDEESNLLPFKVGSYLGTKKVFNVGAGFYHQKDGTRTSVNSNIEKHDITLVAVDAFADIPLGNAKNKMAVSAYAGYYNYQFGPNYMRNLGTMNIASSDPNFIGDKAIAGPGNLQPMIGTGNIIYAQAGLLLPSQSEKPKIRIQPFAAYTHKSFEAFDKSSSQFDVGANWLIDGHHAKITTQYSTRPVYTSPTESPKSKGEFIVQFHIYL comes from the coding sequence ATGAAGAAACTACTCACTTTTATTGGATTAGCTTTAATCAGTAATTCTTTATATGCTCAAGGTTCTCCTGATTATGGTAGCGGCTTAAAAATTAACCTCAACCAAGAGGGCGATAAATACGTCAGATTTATTTTATGGGATCAGTTTTGGTTGAGAAACACCCAAATGAACCCCGGAAGTATGGTTGGCGGTGAAGCAACTGACAATTCATGGAGCTTAGGAAACCGCAGATTACGTCTTTTAGCCTACGCCCAAATCACCAAAAGATATATGATTTTGGGACATTTCGGGATCAATAATCAAACCTTTATCAATGGCGGCGCACCAGGAACTACCGGAACAGGAGGAAACGGAAACGGTAAAAAAACACAACTGTTTTTTCACGATGCCTGGAATGAATATGCGGTTATTATGCCCGGAGAAGCTGGCAAATTCAGTTTAACCTTAGGAGCCGGATTGCATTACTACATGGGACTTTCCCGAATGACCATGGCTTCAACACTGAATTTCCTGACTCTTGATTCTCCTATTTTTTCATGGCCTTTGATTGACAATTCCGATCAGTTCGCAAGACAATTAGGAATGTTCGCGAAAGGAAAATATGGTAAATTTGAATATCGTTTTAGCTTAAACAAACCATTTGCAACAGATTTAACGCCTGCAAACGTTACCGATCCATCGAAAGCCGTAGCCGTTGATAATAACGGAAATCCCAATTTTTCAAAAGCAGGATATATTGAATATCAATTTTTGGATGAAGAATCTAATCTATTGCCTTTCAAAGTAGGTTCTTATTTAGGAACGAAAAAAGTTTTCAATGTTGGTGCAGGTTTTTATCATCAAAAAGATGGAACGAGAACCTCTGTAAACTCTAATATTGAAAAACACGACATTACACTCGTTGCAGTGGATGCTTTTGCAGATATTCCTTTGGGAAATGCTAAAAACAAAATGGCGGTTTCGGCGTATGCAGGTTATTACAACTATCAATTCGGTCCGAATTATATGAGAAATCTAGGCACCATGAATATTGCCTCTTCAGATCCTAATTTTATTGGCGATAAAGCTATTGCAGGCCCCGGAAACCTACAACCTATGATAGGAACAGGTAATATTATCTATGCACAGGCGGGTTTACTGTTACCAAGTCAATCTGAGAAACCGAAAATCAGAATTCAGCCATTTGCAGCGTATACGCATAAAAGCTTTGAAGCGTTTGATAAATCTTCATCACAATTTGACGTTGGCGCTAACTGGCTCATAGATGGACATCACGCAAAAATTACAACACAATATTCCACAAGACCGGTTTATACAAGCCCGACGGAAAGTCCGAAATCTAAAGGAGAATTTATTGTGCAGTTCCATATTTATTTATAA
- a CDS encoding IS1/IS1595 family N-terminal zinc-binding domain-containing protein, with amino-acid sequence MENQCPKCNSTKVVKSGIVNEKQRFLCKDCKYYFTVKKLGKQIDDYYVTKALQLYLEGLSFREIERIIGVSHVTISSWIKKYNITRPPHSEFHPVYKILKQNELIEYMSKEENIKNSGLIITQFADKYMLIKWERFKK; translated from the coding sequence ATGGAAAATCAATGTCCGAAATGCAACAGTACCAAAGTGGTAAAAAGCGGAATCGTTAATGAAAAACAACGCTTCCTTTGCAAAGACTGCAAGTACTATTTTACCGTTAAAAAATTAGGAAAGCAAATTGATGATTATTACGTAACAAAGGCTTTACAGCTATATCTTGAAGGCTTAAGCTTTCGGGAAATTGAAAGAATTATCGGCGTTTCTCACGTTACTATCAGCTCATGGATTAAGAAATACAATATCACAAGACCACCCCATTCTGAGTTTCATCCGGTATATAAAATTTTAAAGCAAAACGAACTCATCGAATACATGAGCAAGGAGGAAAATATTAAAAATTCAGGATTAATTATCACCCAATTTGCTGATAAATATATGTTGATAAAATGGGAACGATTTAAAAAATAA
- a CDS encoding GNAT family N-acetyltransferase, translated as MEIEISSSIHLMYVSEIQQEMYDSAQRRGTGIAKRSIEYLSKKISDGNAVVATENGEWVGFCYIETWSHGQFVANSGLIVSPKYRERGAATLIKHKVFQLSRDKYPNAKVFGLTTGLAVMKINSDLGYKPVIYSELTQDEEFWNGCKNCVNYEILMKKERKNCLCTAMLFVPENITKNGAAHTQPEIKYSNEMSQTDIEYSVQNSLGEFQMTIKNNKKSPDEKESHLSV; from the coding sequence ATGGAAATAGAAATTTCCTCATCCATACATCTAATGTATGTGAGTGAAATACAGCAGGAAATGTACGATTCTGCACAGCGTAGAGGAACGGGTATAGCCAAACGTTCTATAGAATATTTAAGTAAAAAGATTTCAGATGGGAATGCTGTGGTTGCTACTGAAAATGGAGAGTGGGTAGGTTTCTGTTATATAGAAACCTGGTCGCATGGTCAGTTTGTGGCTAACTCGGGGTTGATTGTTTCGCCAAAATATAGGGAAAGAGGAGCAGCAACTTTAATTAAGCATAAAGTTTTCCAATTATCTAGAGATAAATATCCGAATGCGAAGGTTTTCGGACTTACCACGGGACTTGCCGTGATGAAGATTAACAGTGATTTAGGCTATAAGCCAGTTATTTATTCTGAACTGACTCAGGATGAAGAATTTTGGAACGGCTGTAAGAACTGTGTGAACTACGAAATTTTAATGAAAAAAGAACGTAAAAACTGCCTTTGTACGGCTATGCTTTTCGTTCCTGAAAATATAACAAAAAACGGAGCTGCCCATACGCAGCCGGAAATTAAATATAGCAATGAAATGAGCCAAACCGATATTGAGTATTCTGTACAAAATTCTCTTGGCGAATTCCAGATGACCATTAAAAACAATAAAAAGAGTCCAGATGAAAAAGAAAGTCATCTTAGCGTTTAG
- the argG gene encoding argininosuccinate synthase, whose protein sequence is MKKKVILAFSGGLDTSYCAKYLSETLGYDVYAVTVNTGGFSKEEEKELEKKAFNLGVKEYRCVDAQEDYYNSCVKYLIFGNVLKNNTYPLSVSAERTIQAQEIAKFAIEVGADAIAHGSTGAGNDQVRFDLIFQVMCPNVEIITPIRDMALSREEEIEFLKSHGYEMEFHKAQYSVNKGLWGTSVGGKETLTSRNYLPEEAFPSQIKETQPSELEIEFKNGEVVAVNGENFEHSVYAIQKIEELASAYGIGRDIHVGDTIVGIKGRVGFEAAAASVIIKAHHLLEKHTLSKYQQMMKSQLSDWYGNWLHEALFLDPVMRNIESFLVDSQKTVSGKVFVTLHPYRFILNGIESQHDLMSDKFGSYGEANRAWTGDDVKGYTKIVSNSLNIYHQINQNIN, encoded by the coding sequence ATGAAAAAGAAAGTCATCTTAGCGTTTAGCGGAGGTTTGGATACCTCTTACTGTGCTAAATATCTTAGTGAAACATTAGGATATGATGTATATGCAGTTACTGTAAATACCGGAGGTTTTTCTAAAGAAGAAGAAAAAGAGCTGGAGAAAAAAGCCTTCAATCTTGGGGTAAAAGAGTACAGGTGCGTAGATGCTCAGGAAGATTATTACAATTCTTGCGTGAAGTATTTGATTTTTGGAAATGTACTGAAAAACAATACCTATCCATTATCTGTAAGTGCGGAACGTACGATTCAGGCTCAGGAAATTGCAAAATTTGCGATTGAAGTTGGAGCTGATGCGATCGCTCACGGAAGTACGGGAGCTGGGAATGATCAAGTTCGTTTTGATTTGATTTTTCAGGTGATGTGCCCGAATGTAGAAATCATTACGCCGATTCGAGATATGGCTTTGTCCCGTGAAGAAGAAATCGAGTTTTTGAAAAGTCATGGTTACGAAATGGAATTCCATAAAGCACAATATTCTGTAAATAAAGGACTTTGGGGAACTTCAGTGGGTGGGAAAGAAACTTTGACTTCAAGAAATTATCTTCCCGAAGAAGCTTTTCCTTCCCAAATTAAAGAAACTCAGCCTTCCGAACTGGAAATTGAGTTTAAAAATGGAGAAGTTGTAGCGGTAAATGGTGAAAATTTTGAACATTCCGTTTATGCGATTCAAAAAATTGAAGAATTAGCTTCTGCTTATGGAATCGGTAGAGATATTCACGTTGGAGATACGATTGTTGGGATTAAGGGAAGAGTTGGTTTTGAAGCGGCGGCGGCATCTGTGATTATCAAAGCGCACCATTTATTGGAAAAACATACGCTTTCAAAATATCAGCAGATGATGAAGTCTCAATTGTCAGATTGGTATGGAAACTGGCTTCATGAAGCGCTTTTCTTAGATCCTGTGATGAGAAATATCGAGTCTTTCTTGGTTGATTCTCAAAAAACGGTCAGCGGAAAAGTTTTTGTAACCCTACATCCTTACCGATTTATTTTGAATGGAATTGAATCTCAACATGATTTAATGTCTGATAAATTCGGAAGCTACGGCGAAGCTAATAGAGCATGGACTGGTGATGACGTGAAAGGTTACACGAAAATTGTAAGTAATTCTTTAAATATATATCATCAGATTAATCAAAATATAAACTAA
- the argC gene encoding N-acetyl-gamma-glutamyl-phosphate reductase, with protein sequence MINQQEIKTAGIIGANGYTGSELVRLLAFHPHVSLSFLYSRSNSGIKNSDLYPDLATVCEMVLTDQPEEVDILFLCLPHKESQNWLTQNPVKDSTLVIDLGNDFRLDGNLGERNFIYGLPEINKKQLSGAKSIANPGCFATAIQLALLPLAQKGLLNEVYTTGITGSTGAGQSLQATTHFTWRNDNISAYKTLTHQHVDEILQQLISFNHNEISLNFVPWRGDFARGIFTSSTVKTDVGISDIEQLFKDFYAGEPFVKVSDKAIDMKQVVNTNRCVIHIEKSGNVAVIHSAIDNLLKGASGQAVQNMNIAMNWEENSGLNLKPIAF encoded by the coding sequence ATGATTAATCAACAAGAAATAAAAACAGCAGGAATTATCGGAGCCAACGGTTATACGGGAAGCGAACTGGTTCGTCTGCTGGCTTTTCATCCTCATGTGTCTTTGAGTTTTTTATATAGTCGTTCGAATTCGGGTATAAAAAATTCAGATTTATACCCGGATTTAGCGACAGTTTGTGAGATGGTTTTAACGGATCAGCCTGAAGAAGTCGATATTTTATTTTTATGTCTTCCTCACAAAGAAAGCCAGAATTGGCTGACTCAAAATCCTGTAAAAGATTCAACGCTGGTCATTGATTTAGGAAATGATTTTCGTTTAGACGGCAATTTAGGAGAAAGAAATTTCATCTACGGTTTGCCTGAAATCAACAAAAAACAACTTTCAGGAGCAAAAAGTATTGCTAATCCGGGATGTTTTGCAACAGCAATTCAACTGGCTTTGCTTCCTTTAGCTCAAAAAGGTTTGTTGAATGAAGTGTATACAACGGGAATTACGGGATCAACAGGTGCTGGACAGTCTTTACAAGCGACAACGCATTTTACCTGGAGGAATGATAATATTTCGGCGTATAAAACTTTGACACATCAGCATGTGGATGAGATTTTACAGCAATTAATTTCTTTTAATCATAATGAAATCAGTCTCAATTTTGTTCCATGGAGAGGGGATTTTGCGAGAGGAATTTTTACGAGTTCCACGGTGAAAACAGATGTAGGAATTTCAGATATTGAGCAATTGTTTAAGGATTTTTATGCAGGTGAGCCTTTTGTAAAGGTAAGCGACAAAGCAATTGATATGAAGCAGGTTGTCAACACGAATCGCTGCGTGATTCATATAGAAAAGAGTGGAAATGTTGCGGTTATTCACTCAGCGATTGACAATTTGTTGAAAGGAGCTTCCGGACAGGCGGTTCAAAATATGAATATCGCCATGAACTGGGAAGAAAATTCAGGATTAAACTTAAAACCGATCGCTTTTTAA
- a CDS encoding aspartate aminotransferase family protein: MNLFNVYPLFNINPVKAQGSFLWDNKGEKYLDFYGGHAVISIGHNHPHYQTQLKNQLDKISFYSNSVQNELQTELAEKLGKLSGLEDYNLFLCNSGAEANENALKLASFHNGKNKVLYFSGSFHGRTSAAVSVTDNPKIVAPVNYDERFIKSEWNNIEQLEEVFEKQGSEISSVIIEGIQGVGGIMIPTIEFLTKIKELCEKHDVVLILDEVQSGYGRSGYFFAHQEFGIEADIITTAKGMGNGFPIGGVLIHPKFQASNGLLGTTFGGNHLACVAAIAVLDVMKDENLIENAQEMGAYIENELKDFPHIKTIRRKGLMIGIELDRDCSEVRNSLLYNHHIFTGNSNDKAVLRILPALNIKKEETDLFISALKTVLENL, from the coding sequence ATGAATTTATTCAACGTATATCCATTATTCAACATAAATCCGGTAAAAGCTCAGGGGTCATTTCTTTGGGACAATAAAGGAGAAAAATATCTTGATTTTTACGGAGGTCACGCTGTGATTTCTATTGGGCACAACCATCCGCATTATCAGACTCAATTAAAAAACCAGTTAGATAAAATATCTTTCTATTCCAACTCGGTTCAGAATGAATTGCAAACTGAATTGGCTGAGAAATTAGGAAAACTTTCAGGATTGGAAGATTATAATCTGTTTTTATGTAATTCAGGAGCTGAAGCGAACGAAAATGCTTTAAAACTGGCTTCTTTCCATAACGGAAAAAATAAAGTGCTGTATTTTTCAGGTTCATTCCACGGAAGAACTTCAGCGGCAGTTTCGGTGACGGATAATCCTAAAATTGTAGCTCCGGTAAATTATGATGAAAGATTTATTAAATCTGAATGGAATAATATCGAACAGCTTGAAGAAGTTTTTGAAAAACAAGGAAGTGAAATTTCATCCGTTATTATTGAAGGGATTCAGGGCGTTGGCGGAATTATGATTCCGACCATTGAATTTTTAACTAAAATCAAAGAATTGTGTGAAAAACATGATGTCGTTTTGATTTTGGATGAAGTTCAGTCAGGCTACGGAAGAAGCGGTTATTTCTTTGCTCATCAGGAATTCGGAATTGAAGCTGATATCATCACAACGGCAAAAGGAATGGGAAATGGCTTCCCGATTGGTGGCGTTTTGATTCATCCGAAATTTCAGGCAAGTAACGGTTTGTTAGGAACAACTTTTGGCGGAAATCACTTAGCTTGTGTTGCGGCGATTGCGGTGCTGGACGTGATGAAAGATGAAAATCTCATCGAAAATGCTCAGGAAATGGGAGCTTATATTGAAAATGAATTGAAAGATTTTCCACATATTAAAACGATCCGAAGGAAAGGATTGATGATTGGGATCGAACTCGACAGGGATTGCTCAGAAGTGAGGAACAGCCTGTTGTACAATCATCATATTTTCACGGGAAATTCTAATGATAAGGCTGTGTTGAGGATTCTTCCGGCGCTTAACATTAAAAAAGAAGAAACTGATTTGTTCATCAGTGCTTTAAAAACTGTTTTAGAAAATCTTTAA